Proteins from a genomic interval of Lycium ferocissimum isolate CSIRO_LF1 chromosome 2, AGI_CSIRO_Lferr_CH_V1, whole genome shotgun sequence:
- the LOC132047043 gene encoding uncharacterized protein LOC132047043 — translation MAVPHVDVEIPEEKSKDTVEELLYNRDDVSKLMKMERRPDTEGLGNRDRWFPYFDKVKAGNVYLSSSEILEAVSPYIMDSRKERFRHAVKNRTYSVCLVVEGLSDFGNVSAAFRSADALGIQSVHVVACDSSKRYRENRHVSMGAEKWLDIELWDSVHECFKVLKSRGYRIATTHLGMDTVSVYDMDWSCPTAIVVGNELRGISDEALESSDLHCSIPMKGMVDSFNVSVAAGLLMHHAVCDRTSRLGCHGDLTSEERQILLAEFSLRHNDTAIRIAHEYSKRKIAELKSKL, via the exons ATGGCCGTACCgcatgttgatgttgaaatTCCGGAGGAAAAATCCAAAGACACAGTAGAGGAGTTGCTGTACAACAGAGATGATGTATCAAAACTGATGAAAATGGAACGCAGGCCCGATACTGAGGGCCTGGGTAATCGGGACCGTTGGTTTCCGTATTTCGATAAAGTTAAGGCGGGAAATGTGTATTTGAGTAGTTCGGAGATATTGGAAGCAGTGAGTCCTTATATAATGGATTCAAGGAAAGAGAGGTTTCGCCATGCTGTAAAGAATCGGACATATTCAGTATGTTTAGTGGTTGAAGGTTTGAGTGATTTTGGCAACGTTTCAGCTGCATTTCGCTCTGCTGATGCGCTGGGCATTCAGTCAGTCCATGTTGTAGCTTGTGACAGTTCGAAAAG GTACAGGGAGAATCGCCATGTCAGCATGGGAGCTGAGAAATGGTTGGATATCGAACTATGGGATTCTGTTCATGAGTGTTTCAAAGTTTTGAAATCACGTGGTTATCGCATTGCAACAACACATCTTGGAATGGACACG GTTTCTGTGTATGATATGGACTGGTCATGCCCAACTGCAATTGTTGTGGGAAATGAACTTAG GGGAATAAGTGACGAGGCTCTTGAATCATCAGACTTGCACTGCAGTATTCCAATGAAAGGCATGGTAGATTCATTCAATGTTTCTGTTGCGGCTGGCCTTCTTATGCACCATGCTGTCTGTGACAGAACTTCTCGCTTG ggATGCCATGGGGATCTAACTAGCGAGGAACGTCAAATCTTGCTAGCAGAGTTTTCTTTGCGCCACAACGATACTGCAATTAGAATTGCTCATGAATATTCAAAACGAAAGATAGCTGAGCTTAAATCCAAGCTTTGA
- the LOC132047042 gene encoding probable ubiquitin conjugation factor E4, which translates to MSTTKPQRTPAEIEDIILRKILLVTLVDSMENDTRVVYLEMTAAEILSEGKELRLSRDLMERVLIDRLSGNYVYAEPPFQYLVNCYRRAYDEGKKIVSMKDKNVRSEMELVVKQAKKLAVSYCRIHLGNPDMFPNWDMSKQNVSPLLPLLFSEVSSSIDAFVGGGGGSGGVTSPPGFLDELFKDGDFDSMDPILKQLYEDLRGTVLKVSALGNFQQPLRALLFLVKYPVGAKSLVNHPWWIPKSVYLNGRVIEMTSILGPFFHVSALPDNTIFKSQPDVGQQCFSDSETRRPADLLSSFTTIKTVMNNLYDGLAEVLMSLLKNTSIRENVLGYLAAVINKNSSRAHLQVDPLSCASSGMFVNLSAVMLRLCEPFLDANLTKRDKIDPQYVFSSTRLELRGLTALHASSDEVSEWINQNNPGKVDVSKEGSDGENRLLASQEATSSGNDSGGASILHYNNPVSSSSEKAKYPFICECFFMTARVLNLGLLKAFSDFKHLVQDISRSEDTLSTMKTMLEQAPSTQLQQEISRLEKELELYSQEKLCYEAQILRDGGLLQRALSYYRLMVVWLVGLVGGFKMPLPSPCPMEFASMPEHFVEDAMELLIFASRIPRALDGVLLDDFMNFIIMFMASPEYIRNPYLRAKMVEVLNCWMPRRSGSTATSTLFEGHQLSLEYLVKNLLKTYVDIEFTGSHTQFYDKFNIRHNIAELLEYLWQVPSHRNAWRQIAKEEEKGVYLNFLNFLINDSIYLLDESLNKILELKELEAEMSNTVEWERRPVQERQERTRQFHSQENIIRIDMKLANEDVSLLAFTSEQITVPFLLPEMVERVASMLNYFLLQLVGPQRKSLSLKDPEKYEFRPKELLKQIVKIYVHLARGDKENIFPGAIIRDGRSYNEQIFSAAADVLRRIGEDMRIIQEFIDLGAKAKVAASEAMDAEAALGDIPDEFLDPIQYTLMKDPVILPSSRIIVDRPVIQRHLLSDSTDPFNRSHLTADMLIPDTELKAKIEEFIRSHELQKPGEDLNLQNTKTTIQTTDTSNLIE; encoded by the exons ATGTCGACTACTAAACCACAGCGTACACCTGCAGAGATCGAAGACATAATTCTTCGAAAAATCTTACTGGTAACCCTAGTTGATTCAATGGAAAACGATACACGTGTCGTGTATTTAGAGATGACAGCAGCAGAGATTCTTAGCGAGGGTAAAGAATTAAGATTATCTAGGGATTTAATGGAAAGAGTATTAATCGATCGACTTTCTGGTAATTATGTATATGCTGAACCCCCTTTTCAGTATTTAGTCAACTGTTATCGTAGGGCATATGACGAGGGTAAGAAAATCGTGTCGATGAAGGATAAGAATGTTAGGTCTGAGATGGAATTAGTTGTTAAACAAGCCAAAAAACTTGCTGTTTCGTATTGTAGGATACATTTAGGGAATCCTGATATGTTTCCCAATTGGGATATGTCTAAACAGAATGTATCTCCTTTGTTACCTTTGTTGTTTTCCGAGGTTTCGAGTAGTATCGATGCGtttgttgggggtgggggtggtagTGGTGGGGTGACAAGTCCACCTGGATTCTTGGATGAGTTATTTAAAGATGGTGATTTCGATAGTATGGACCCGATATTGAAGCAGTTATATGAGGATTTGAGAGGGACTGTGTTAAAGGTTTCAGCTTTGGGTAATTTTCAGCAACCACTTAGGGCTTTGTTGTTCTTGGTTAAGTATCCAGTAGGTGCTAAGTCTTTGGTGAATCATCCTTGGTGGATTCCAAAGAGTGTGTATTTAAATGGAAGAGTTATCGAGATGACGAGTATTTTGGGTCCTTTCTTTCATGTTAGTGCTTTGCCTGATAATACAATCTTCAAGAGTCAGCCGGATGTTGG CCAGCAATGTTTCTCGGATTCGGAAACACGCCGTCCTGCTGATCTCCTGTCTTCtttcacaacaatcaaaactgtTATGAATAACTTGTATGATGGCTTGGCAGAAGTCCTTATGTCTCTTCTGAAAAATACATCCATTCGTGAAAATGTTCTTGGATATCTTGCAGCAGTTATAAACAAAAATTCTTCAAGGGCACATTTGCAG GTTGATCCATTATCTTGTGCTAGTTCAGGCATGTTTGTAAATCTCAGTGCTGTTATGCTTCGGCTATGTGAACCTTTCTTAGATGCCAATTTGACAAAACGGGATAAGATCGATCCCCAATATGTGTTTTCTAGCACCCGTCTGGAACTGAG GGGGTTGACTGCTTTGCATGCATCATCAGACGAAGTCTCTGAATGGATAAATCAAAATAATCCCGGGAAAGTTGACGTCTCTAAAGAAGGCAGTGATGGTGAAAATCGGTTGTTGGCGTCTCAGGAAGCTACAAGCTCCGGGAATGATTCTGGTGGCGCTTCAATTCTCCACTATAACAACCCAGTATCAAGTAGTAGTGAGAAAGCTAAATACCCCTTCATATGTGAATGCTTCTTCATGACTGCAAGGGTGCTCAACCTGGGCCTCCTAAAAGCATTTTCAGATTTTAAGCATCTTGTTCAG GACATTTCAAGATCCGAAGATACTTTGTCTACCATGAAAACCATGCTAGAACAAGCACCCTCGACGCAGTTGCAGCAGGAAATATCtcgtttggagaaagaacttgAGTTGTATTCACAGGAGAAATTATGCTATGAAGCCCAAATACTGAGG GATGGAGGGCTTCTCCAGCGTGCATTATCCTACTACAGGTTGATGGTTGTTTGGCTGGTCGGCCTTGTTGGAGGTTTTAAGATGCCTTTACCTTCCCCTTGCCCTATGGAGTTTGCATCTATGCCTGAGCACTTTGTTGAAGATGCCATGGAGCTGCTAATTTTTGCTTCTCGAATTCCTAGAGCTTTGGATGGTGTCTTGCTG GAcgacttcatgaatttcattatcATGTTCATGGCAAGTCCAGAATATATCAGAAACCCTTATCTTAGAGCTAAGATGGTTGAAGTCCTAAACTGTTGGATGCCCCGCAGAAG CGGCTCCACTGCAACGTCAACTTTGTTTGAGGGACATCAACTCTCTCTGGAGTACCTTGTGAAGAATCTTTTGAAGACTTATGTTGACATTGAATTTACAGGTTCCCACACGCAG TTCTATGATAAATTTAATATCCGCCACAACATTGCTGAACTACTTGAATATCTTTGGCAAGTTCCAAGTCATCGGAATGCATGGAGACAG ATTGccaaggaggaggagaagggtGTTTATTTGAATTTCTTGAACTTCTTGATTAATGATAGCATCTATCTTCTCGATGAAAGTCTTAATAAAATTCTTGAACTAAAAGAGCTGGAAGCTGAAATGTCTAACACAGTGGAATGGGAGCGAAGACCAGTTCAAGAAAGGCAGGAGAGAACTCGGCAGTTCCATTCACAAGAGAAT ATAATTCGAATTGATATGAAGTTGGCAAATGAAGATGTGAGCCTGCTAGCATTTACTTCAGAGCAAATAACTgtcccttttcttcttcctgAGATG GTGGAGAGAGTTGCTAGCATGTTGAATTACTTCTTACTACAGTTGGTGGGTCCCCAAAGAAAATCTCTTAGCTTGAAAGACCCTGAAAAGTATGAGTTTCGTCCGAAAGAGTTGCTGAAACAG ATTGTGAAAATTTATGTGCATTTGGCAAGAGGAGATAAGGAGAATATCTTTCCAGGTGCAATTATAAGAGACGGTCGATCCTACAATGAACAG ATATTTAGTGCTGCAGCTGATGTCCTTAGGAGAATTGGTGAAGATATGAGGATCATACAAGAGTTCATTGACCTTGGTGCAAAAGCCAAGGTTGCAGCTTCAGAAGCAATGGACGCCGAGGCAGCTCTTGGAGACATTCCTGATGAATTCCTTGATCCAATCCAA TATACTTTGATGAAGGATCCTGTCATTCTTCCCTCTTCGAGGATAATAGTGGACCGGCCTGTTATTCAGCGCCACCTTCTTAGTGATAGT ACGGACCCGTTTAACCGGTCTCATCTAACTGCGGACATGTTGATCCCCGACACTGAGTTGAAGGCGAAAATCGAAGAGTTCATTCGGTCCCATGAACTGCAGAAGCCTGGGGAGGATTTAAATTTGCAAAacacaaaaacaacaatacaAACAACTGATACTTCAAATTTGATTGAGTAG
- the LOC132047041 gene encoding cyclic nucleotide-gated ion channel 2, with the protein MSSSQDLRFFLSRWFGIFRQRSVQPDNSDDNDDNNNDPISNSFECYACTQVGVPVFHSTSCDRAHQPEWEASAGSSLIPIQNRTGKTRSSRHNRHTRVLDPRSKRVQRWNRIILLARGMALAVDPLFFYALSIGVGGSPCLYMDGGLAAIVTVIRTCVDAVHLFHLWLQFRLAYVSRESLVVGCGKLVWDARAIASHYVRSLKGFWFDAFVILPVPQAIFWLLVPKLIREEQIKLIMTILLLMFLFQFLPKVYHSISLMRRMQKVTGYIFGTIWWGFGLNLIAYFIASHVAGGCWYVLAIQRVASCLRQQCEQSHSCNLSLSCSEEVCYQFLLPTGTVGDLCGGNSTTVIRKPLCLDVNGPFPFGIYQWALPVVSSRSITVKILYPIFWGLMTLSTFGNDLEPTSHWLEVIFSICLVLSGLMLFTLLIGNIQVFLHAVMAKKRKMQLRCRDMEWWMKRRQLPSQLRQRVRHFEHQRWAMMGGEDEMELVKDLPEGLRRDIKRFLCLDLIKKVPLFHRLDELILDNICDRVKPLVFSKDEKIIREGDPVHRVVFIVRGRVKSSQNLSKGMVATSILEPGGFFGDELLSWCLRRPFIDRLPASSATFTCIESTEAFGLDANHLRFITDHFRYKFANERLKRTARYYSSNWRTWAAVNIQLAWRRYMMRTRRPVIHVAENGDNDRRLRKYAAMFLSLRPHDHLE; encoded by the exons ATGTCTTCAAGCCAAGACCTCCGCTTCTTCCTCTCAAG GTGGTTTGGAATATTCCGACAAAGATCAGTTCAACCAGACAACAGCGACGACAACgatgacaacaacaacgaccCAATCTCAAACTCCTTTGAATGTTATGCATGCACTCAAGTTGGTGTCCCTGTTTTCCACTCCACTAGTTGTGACAGAGCTCACCAACCTGAATGGGAAGCTTCCGCTGGTTCTTCACTAATTCCAATTCAAAACCGAACCGGCAAAACCCGGTCCAGCCGCCATAACCGTCATACACGTGTATTAGACCCTCGAAGCAAGCGCGTGCAGAGATGGAACAGAATCATATTATTGGCACGTGGCATGGCGTTAGCCGTTGATCCTCTTTTCTTTTACGCCTTATCCATTGGAGTTGGTGGATCGCCGTGTTTGTACATGGATGGTGGACTTGCGGCTATTGTTACGGTGATTCGTACTTGCGTGGATGCTGTGCATCTGTTTCACTTGTGGTTGCAGTTTCGATTGGCGTATGTTTCGAGAGAGTCGTTGGTTGTTGGGTGTGGGAAACTCGTGTGGGATGCGCGTGCGATTGCTTCTCATTATGTTAGGTCCCTTAAAGGATTCTGGTTCGATGCTTTTGTCATCCTTCCCGTTCCACAG GCTATATTTTGGCTGCTGGTTCCAAAACTAATAAGAGAAGAGCAGATAAAGCTTATAATGACGATCCTTCTTCTAATGTTCTTGTTCCAATTCCTCCCCAAAGTCTATCACAGCATAAGCTTAATGAGAAGGATGCAAAAGGTTACAGGATATATTTTTGGTACCATCTGGTGGGGATTTGGCCTTAATCTCATTGCTTATTTTATTGCTTCTCAT GTTGCTGGGGGATGCTGGTATGTTCTTGCAATACAAAGAGTGGCATCATGTCTAAGGCAGCAGTGTGAGCAGAGCCATTCGTGTAATCTATCTTTGTCATGCTCAGAGGAGGTGTGTTATCAGTTTTTATTGCCAACAGGAACTGTTGGAGATCTATGTGGTGGAAACTCAACGACAGTGATTAGAAAACCCCTGTGTTTGGATGTCAATGGACCATTTCCATTTGGGATATATCAATGGGCACTTCCTGTTGTTTCCAGCAGATCCATCACTGTGAAGATTCTTTATCCCATCTTTTGGGGATTGATGACCCTTAG CACATTTGGCAATGACTTAGAACCCACAAGTCACTGGCTGGAAGTTATTTTCAGTATCTGCCTTGTGCTTAGTGGATTAATGCTCTTCACTTTGTTGATTGGTAACATCCAG GTGTTTTTACACGCGGTCATGGCAAAGAAACGAAAGATGCAATTAAGGTGCAGGGATATGGAGTGGTGGATGAAGAGGAGACAATTGCCATCGCAATTGAGACAAAGAGTTCGCCACTTTGAACACCAAAGATGGGCTATGATGGGTGGAGAAGATGAGATGGAACTTGTAAAAGATTTACCAGAAGGACTTCGAAGGGACATCAAACGCTTTCTTTGCCTTGATCTTATTAAAAAG GTTCCTCTGTTCCATAGATTGGATGAGCTTATTCTAGACAATATCTGTGATCGCGTTAAGCCACTGGTCTTCTCCAAAGATGAGAAG ATCATAAGAGAAGGAGATCCAGTGCACCGGGTAGTATTCATTGTTCGTGGGCGAGTAAAAAGTAGCCAAAACCTGAGTAAAGGAATGGTAGCCACGAGCATACTTGAGCCTGGAGGCTTTTTTGGAGATGAGCTTCTTTCCTGGTGCTTGCGCCGCCCCTTCATTGACAGACTTCCAGCTTCTTCCGCAACCTTCACATGCATTGAATCCACTGAAGCATTTGGCTTAGATGCAAACCATCTTCGATTTATCACAGATCACTTCCGATACAAATTTGCAAATGAGAGACTTAAGCGAACAGCAAGGTATTATTCCTCCAATTGGAGAACTTGGGCTGCTGTGAATATACAGTTAGCTTGGCGTCGTTACATGATGAGGACTAGACGTCCAGTTATACATGTGGCGGAGAATGGGGATAATGATCGTCGCCTTCGAAAATATGCTGCAATGTTCTTGTCGTTAAGGCCACATGATCATCTTGAATAG